A stretch of the Capsicum annuum cultivar UCD-10X-F1 chromosome 10, UCD10Xv1.1, whole genome shotgun sequence genome encodes the following:
- the LOC107845734 gene encoding uncharacterized protein LOC107845734 isoform X1 → MEQANSMELPVIDLAPYLEGKGLDSEIKSVCLEVSRTLVNSGALLVKDPRCTAEDNDRFIDMMEKYFQQPQEFKRLQERPHLHYQVGVTPEGVEVPRSLVDEEMKEKLKAMPKEYQPSSPSGPDPKWRYMWRVGPRPKITRFKELNSEPVIPEGFPEWKCTMDSWGYKIVSTIESVAEMAAIGFGLSKDAFTSLMQQGPHLLAPTGSDLRRYGKEGTVFAGYHYDLNFLTIHGRSRFPGLSIWLRNGLKMEVKVPVGCLLIQAGKQIEWLTAGECMAGMHEVVVTNRTTDAIKRALEQKCSLWRVSSTLFAHIASDAVLKPLGHFSESPLASKYPPICAGEYVEQELADINLKVNSSKSLCKGAKYDCIINSLFLLCSTLR, encoded by the exons ATGGAGCAGGCAAATTCAATGGAGCTTCCGGTAATCGATCTGGCACCCTATCTTGAAGGGAAAGGGTTGGATTCGGAAATTAAGAGTGTGTGCTTGGAGGTGAGTCGAACCCTAGTAAACAGTGGAGCTTTACTGGTGAAGGATCCGAGATGCACAGCCGAAGATAATGATAGGTTTATTGATATGATGGAAAAGTACTTCCAACAGCCTCAGGAATTTAAGCGCCTTCAAGAGCGCCCTCATTTACATTATCAG GTGGGGGTGACACCTGAAGGAGTTGAAGTCCCGCGTAGCCTGGTCGATGAGGAAATGAAAGAGAAGCTCAAAGCAATGCCTAAAGAATATCAACCATCTAGTCCATCTGGACCAGATCCTAAATGGAGATATATGTGGAGAGTTGGTCCCCGTCCAAAGATTACCCGTTTTAAG GAACTGAATTCAGAGCCAGTAATACCTGAAGGCTTTCCTGAATGGAAATGTACTATGGATTCATGGGGATATAAGATCGTATCTACTATAGAG TCTGTTGCTGAAATGGCTGCCATTGGTTTTGGTCTCTCAAAGGATGCATTTACTTCCCTAATGCAGCAG GGACCACATCTGCTTGCTCCGACGGGAAGTGACTTGAGGCGTTATGGCAAAGAGGGAACAGTATTTGCAGGATACCACTATGACCTGAACTTCCTTACAATTCATGGGAGAAGTCGATTTCCTGGACTAAGTATTTGGCTTAGAAATGGGCTAAAAATGGAAGTGAAGGTTCCTGTAGGATGCCTCCTTATTCAGGCAGGAAAGCAG ATAGAATGGCTGACAGCTGGAGAATGCATGGCTGGCATGCATGAAGTTGTTGTAACTAATAGGACCACTGATGCAATTAAACGAGCTCTGGAGCAAAAGTGCAGTTTGTGGAGAGTATCCTCAACG CTATTTGCACACATAGCATCAGATGCAGTTCTGAAACCTTTAGGGCATTTCTCAGAGAGTCCTCTTGCAAGCAAGTATCCTCCCATTTGTGCCGGTGAATATGTTGAACAAGAGCTTGCTGACATAAATCTTAAAG TGAACAGTTCCAAGAGCCTCTGTAAAGGAGCAAAGTATGACTGTATCATCAattccctatttctactttgttCAACACTAAGGTGA
- the LOC107845734 gene encoding uncharacterized protein LOC107845734 isoform X2, with the protein MEQANSMELPVIDLAPYLEGKGLDSEIKSVCLEVSRTLVNSGALLVKDPRCTAEDNDRFIDMMEKYFQQPQEFKRLQERPHLHYQVGVTPEGVEVPRSLVDEEMKEKLKAMPKEYQPSSPSGPDPKWRYMWRVGPRPKITRFKELNSEPVIPEGFPEWKCTMDSWGYKIVSTIESVAEMAAIGFGLSKDAFTSLMQQGPHLLAPTGSDLRRYGKEGTVFAGYHYDLNFLTIHGRSRFPGLSIWLRNGLKMEVKVPVGCLLIQAGKQIEWLTAGECMAGMHEVVVTNRTTDAIKRALEQKCSLWRVSSTLFAHIASDAVLKPLGHFSESPLASKYPPICAGEYVEQELADINLKGNKGA; encoded by the exons ATGGAGCAGGCAAATTCAATGGAGCTTCCGGTAATCGATCTGGCACCCTATCTTGAAGGGAAAGGGTTGGATTCGGAAATTAAGAGTGTGTGCTTGGAGGTGAGTCGAACCCTAGTAAACAGTGGAGCTTTACTGGTGAAGGATCCGAGATGCACAGCCGAAGATAATGATAGGTTTATTGATATGATGGAAAAGTACTTCCAACAGCCTCAGGAATTTAAGCGCCTTCAAGAGCGCCCTCATTTACATTATCAG GTGGGGGTGACACCTGAAGGAGTTGAAGTCCCGCGTAGCCTGGTCGATGAGGAAATGAAAGAGAAGCTCAAAGCAATGCCTAAAGAATATCAACCATCTAGTCCATCTGGACCAGATCCTAAATGGAGATATATGTGGAGAGTTGGTCCCCGTCCAAAGATTACCCGTTTTAAG GAACTGAATTCAGAGCCAGTAATACCTGAAGGCTTTCCTGAATGGAAATGTACTATGGATTCATGGGGATATAAGATCGTATCTACTATAGAG TCTGTTGCTGAAATGGCTGCCATTGGTTTTGGTCTCTCAAAGGATGCATTTACTTCCCTAATGCAGCAG GGACCACATCTGCTTGCTCCGACGGGAAGTGACTTGAGGCGTTATGGCAAAGAGGGAACAGTATTTGCAGGATACCACTATGACCTGAACTTCCTTACAATTCATGGGAGAAGTCGATTTCCTGGACTAAGTATTTGGCTTAGAAATGGGCTAAAAATGGAAGTGAAGGTTCCTGTAGGATGCCTCCTTATTCAGGCAGGAAAGCAG ATAGAATGGCTGACAGCTGGAGAATGCATGGCTGGCATGCATGAAGTTGTTGTAACTAATAGGACCACTGATGCAATTAAACGAGCTCTGGAGCAAAAGTGCAGTTTGTGGAGAGTATCCTCAACG CTATTTGCACACATAGCATCAGATGCAGTTCTGAAACCTTTAGGGCATTTCTCAGAGAGTCCTCTTGCAAGCAAGTATCCTCCCATTTGTGCCGGTGAATATGTTGAACAAGAGCTTGCTGACATAAATCTTAAAGGTAATAAAGGAGCTTAA